The following proteins are encoded in a genomic region of Streptococcus gwangjuense:
- the polA gene encoding DNA polymerase I, with the protein MDKKKLLLIDGSSVAFRAFFALYQQLDRFKNAAGLHTNAIYGFQLMLSHLLERVEPSHILVAFDAGKTTFRTEMYADYKGGRAKTPDEFREQFPFIRELLDHMGIRHYELAQYEADDIIGTLDKLAEQDGFDITIVSGDKDLIQLTDEHTVVEISKKGVAEFEAFTPEYLMEKMGITPTQFIDLKALMGDKSDNIPGVTKIGEKTGIKLLLEHGSLEGIYENINGMKASKMKENLINDKEQAFLSKTLATIDTKAPIEIGLEDLVYSGPDVENLGKFYDEMGFKQLKQALNVSSADVAESLNFTIVDQISQDMLSEESIFHFELFGENYHTDDLVGFAWSCGDKLYATDKLELLQEPIFKDFLEKTPLRVYDFKKAKVLLHRFGVDLQAPAFDSRLAKYLLSTVEDNEIATIASLYGQTYLVDDETFYGKGVKKALPEREKFLEHLARKLAVLVETEPILLEKLSENGQLELLYDMEQPLAFVLAKMEIAGITVKKETLLEMQAENELVIEKLTQEIYELAGEEFNINSPKQLGVLLFEKLGLPLEYTKKTKTGYSTAVDVLERLAPIAPIVKKILDYRQIAKIQSTYVIGLQDWILADGKIHTRYVQDLTQTGRLSSVDPNLQNIPVRLEQGRLIRKAFVPEWEDSVLLSSDYSQIELRVLAHISKDEHLIKAFQEGADIHTSTAMRVFGIERPEDVTANDRRNAKAVNFGVVYGISDFGLSNNLGISRKEAKAYIDTYFERFPGIKNYMDEVVREARDKGYVETLFKRRRELPDINSRNFNIRGFAERTAINSPIQGSAADILKIAMIQLDKALVAGGYQTKMLLQVHDEIVLEVPKSELAEMKKLVKQTMEEAIQLSVPLIADENEGATWYEAK; encoded by the coding sequence ATGGATAAGAAAAAATTATTATTGATTGATGGGTCTTCTGTTGCTTTTCGGGCGTTTTTTGCGCTCTATCAGCAGTTGGACCGTTTTAAGAATGCGGCTGGTTTGCATACCAATGCGATTTATGGTTTTCAGTTGATGTTGAGCCATTTGTTGGAGCGGGTTGAGCCGAGTCATATTTTGGTGGCTTTTGATGCGGGAAAGACGACCTTCCGGACAGAGATGTATGCAGATTATAAGGGTGGTCGAGCTAAGACTCCGGATGAGTTTCGTGAGCAATTTCCCTTCATTCGTGAGTTGCTGGATCATATGGGGATTCGTCACTATGAGTTGGCTCAGTATGAGGCTGATGACATCATTGGGACATTGGATAAGCTAGCAGAGCAGGATGGTTTTGATATTACCATTGTCAGTGGGGACAAGGATTTGATTCAGCTGACGGATGAGCATACGGTGGTTGAAATTTCCAAGAAAGGTGTGGCTGAGTTTGAGGCCTTTACGCCAGAATATCTTATGGAAAAGATGGGCATTACACCGACGCAGTTTATCGATCTCAAGGCGCTCATGGGTGATAAGTCGGATAATATCCCTGGAGTAACCAAAATTGGTGAAAAGACGGGTATCAAGCTCTTGCTGGAGCATGGCTCACTCGAGGGGATTTATGAGAATATCAATGGGATGAAGGCTTCTAAGATGAAGGAAAATCTTATCAATGATAAGGAACAGGCCTTTTTGTCTAAAACACTAGCGACCATTGATACCAAGGCACCGATTGAGATTGGTTTGGAGGATTTGGTCTATAGCGGTCCAGATGTTGAAAATCTCGGGAAATTCTACGATGAGATGGGTTTCAAACAGCTCAAGCAGGCTTTAAATGTGTCGTCAGCTGATGTGGCTGAGAGTTTGAACTTTACTATCGTTGACCAAATTAGTCAAGATATGCTGAGTGAAGAGTCTATCTTCCATTTTGAGCTTTTTGGGGAGAATTACCATACGGACGATTTGGTTGGTTTTGCCTGGTCTTGTGGGGATAAGCTCTATGCCACAGATAAACTTGAGCTTTTGCAAGAGCCGATTTTCAAGGACTTTCTAGAAAAAACACCTCTGAGAGTGTATGACTTTAAGAAGGCTAAAGTTCTCTTGCATCGTTTTGGTGTGGATTTGCAGGCGCCTGCTTTTGATAGCCGTTTGGCTAAATACCTCCTTTCGACTGTGGAGGACAATGAAATTGCGACCATCGCTAGTCTTTATGGTCAGACTTATTTGGTTGATGATGAGACTTTCTATGGTAAGGGAGTCAAGAAGGCCCTTCCTGAACGTGAGAAATTCTTGGAGCATTTAGCTCGTAAGCTTGCAGTTTTGGTCGAAACAGAGCCTATTTTGCTTGAAAAACTCAGCGAAAATGGGCAATTAGAGCTTCTTTATGATATGGAGCAACCTCTGGCCTTTGTCCTTGCTAAGATGGAAATTGCTGGGATTACGGTCAAGAAAGAGACTCTTCTTGAGATGCAGGCTGAAAATGAGCTTGTCATTGAAAAACTCACTCAGGAGATTTACGAACTGGCTGGTGAGGAGTTTAATATCAACTCGCCTAAGCAGTTGGGGGTGCTTCTCTTTGAAAAATTGGGGCTACCTCTAGAATACACTAAGAAAACCAAAACTGGATACTCGACTGCGGTGGATGTCTTGGAACGCTTGGCTCCTATTGCGCCAATTGTTAAGAAAATCCTGGATTACCGTCAGATTGCCAAGATTCAATCGACTTATGTGATTGGCTTGCAGGACTGGATTTTGGCTGATGGCAAGATTCATACTCGCTATGTGCAGGATTTGACCCAGACTGGGCGTTTGTCTAGTGTAGATCCAAACTTGCAAAACATTCCTGTGCGTTTGGAGCAGGGCCGTCTCATTCGTAAGGCTTTTGTACCTGAGTGGGAGGATAGTGTGCTGCTCAGCTCGGACTATTCACAGATTGAATTGCGTGTTTTGGCGCATATTTCTAAGGATGAGCACTTGATTAAGGCTTTCCAAGAGGGGGCAGATATCCATACTTCGACAGCCATGCGGGTCTTTGGCATTGAGCGTCCTGAGGATGTGACTGCAAACGACCGTCGCAATGCTAAGGCAGTTAACTTTGGGGTGGTTTATGGAATTTCAGACTTTGGCTTGTCTAATAATCTGGGCATTAGTCGTAAGGAAGCCAAAGCCTACATTGATACCTACTTTGAACGCTTCCCAGGTATTAAAAACTACATGGATGAAGTGGTGCGTGAGGCGCGTGATAAGGGCTATGTGGAGACCCTCTTCAAGCGTCGTCGTGAGTTGCCAGATATCAATTCGCGCAACTTCAACATTCGTGGTTTTGCGGAGCGGACAGCTATCAACTCTCCTATTCAGGGTTCGGCGGCAGATATTCTCAAGATTGCCATGATTCAGCTGGATAAAGCCTTAGTTGCAGGTGGTTATCAGACTAAGATGCTTCTACAAGTTCACGATGAAATTGTCCTTGAAGTTCCTAAATCTGAATTAGCAGAGATGAAAAAATTAGTGAAACAAACTATGGAAGAAGCCATTCAACTCAGTGTTCCCCTCATCGCAGATGAGAATGAAGGGGCAACCTGGTACGAGGCTAAATAA
- a CDS encoding thiamine-binding protein codes for MKASIALQVLPLSQGIDRIAVIDQVIAYLKAQEVTMVVTPFETVLEGEFDELMRILKEALEVAGQEADNIFANVKINVGEILSIDEKLEKYTEATD; via the coding sequence ATGAAAGCAAGCATTGCCTTGCAAGTTTTACCCCTATCACAGGGGATTGATCGGATTGCTGTTATTGATCAGGTCATTGCCTATCTGAAAGCTCAAGAAGTGACTATGGTGGTGACACCATTTGAAACGGTCTTGGAAGGGGAGTTTGATGAGCTTATGCGCATTCTCAAAGAAGCGCTGGAAGTGGCAGGGCAGGAGGCAGACAATATCTTTGCTAATGTCAAAATAAATGTAGGAGAGATTTTAAGTATTGATGAGAAACTTGAAAAGTATACTGAGGCGACAGATTAG
- a CDS encoding ABC transporter permease, which produces MRNLKSILRRQISLLGFLGVLSIWQVAGFLKLLPKFILPTPLEILQAFVRDREFLWHHSWATLRVALLGLVLGVLIACLMAVLMDSLTWLNDLIYPMMVVVQTIPTIAIAPILVLWLGYGILPKIVLIILTTTFPIIVSILDGFRHCDKDMLTLFSLMRAKPWQILWHFKIPVSLPYFYAGLRVSVSYAFITTVVSEWLGGFEGLGVYMIQSKKLFQYDTMFAIIILVSIISLLGMKLVDISEKYVIKWKRS; this is translated from the coding sequence ATGAGAAACTTGAAAAGTATACTGAGGCGACAGATTAGTCTTTTGGGCTTTCTAGGAGTCTTGTCAATCTGGCAGGTAGCAGGTTTTCTTAAACTTCTCCCCAAGTTTATCCTGCCTACACCTCTTGAAATTCTCCAGGCCTTTGTTCGTGATAGAGAATTTCTCTGGCACCATAGCTGGGCTACCTTGAGAGTGGCTTTACTGGGGCTGGTTCTGGGAGTTTTGATTGCCTGTCTCATGGCTGTACTTATGGACAGTTTGACTTGGCTTAATGACCTGATTTACCCTATGATGGTGGTCGTTCAGACTATCCCGACCATTGCCATAGCCCCTATTCTGGTCTTGTGGCTCGGTTATGGGATTTTACCCAAGATTGTCTTGATTATCTTAACGACAACTTTTCCTATCATCGTAAGTATTTTGGACGGTTTTAGGCATTGTGACAAGGATATGCTGACCTTGTTTAGTCTGATGCGGGCCAAACCTTGGCAAATCCTGTGGCATTTTAAAATCCCAGTCAGCCTGCCTTACTTTTATGCAGGTCTGAGAGTCAGTGTATCCTACGCTTTTATCACAACCGTGGTATCTGAGTGGTTGGGAGGTTTTGAAGGACTAGGTGTCTACATGATTCAGTCCAAGAAACTGTTTCAGTATGATACCATGTTTGCTATTATTATTTTGGTATCGATTATCAGTCTTCTTGGTATGAAGCTGGTCGATATCAGCGAGAAATATGTTATTAAATGGAAACGTTCGTAG
- a CDS encoding ABC transporter substrate-binding protein translates to MKKTWKVFLTLVTALVAVVLVACGQGTASKDNKEAELKKIDFILDWTPNTNHTGLYVAKEKGYFKEAGVDVDLKLPPEESSSDLVINGKAPFAVYFQDYMAKKLEKGAGITAVAAIVEHNTSGIISRKSDNVASPKDLVGKKYGTWNDPTELAMLKTLVESQGGDFEKVEKVPNNDSNSITPIANGVFDTAWIYYGWDGILAKSQGVEANFMYLKDYVKEFDYYSPVIIANNDYLKDNKEEARKVIQAIKKGYQYAMEHPEEAADILIKNAPELKEKRDFVIESQKYLSKEYASDKEKWGQFDAARWNAFYKWDKENGILKEDLTDKGFTNEFVK, encoded by the coding sequence ATGAAGAAAACATGGAAAGTGTTTTTAACGCTTGTGACAGCTCTTGTAGCTGTTGTGCTTGTGGCCTGTGGCCAAGGAACTGCTTCTAAGGACAACAAAGAAGCAGAACTCAAGAAGATCGACTTTATCCTAGACTGGACACCAAATACCAACCACACAGGGCTTTATGTTGCTAAAGAAAAAGGCTATTTCAAAGAAGCTGGAGTGGATGTTGATTTGAAATTGCCACCAGAAGAAAGTTCTTCTGACTTGGTTATTAACGGAAAGGCACCATTTGCAGTGTATTTCCAAGACTACATGGCTAAGAAATTGGAAAAAGGTGCAGGAATTACTGCCGTTGCCGCTATCGTAGAACACAATACATCAGGAATTATCTCTCGTAAATCTGACAATGTAGCTAGTCCAAAAGACTTGGTTGGTAAGAAATACGGAACTTGGAATGACCCAACTGAACTTGCTATGTTGAAAACCTTAGTAGAATCTCAAGGTGGAGACTTTGAAAAAGTAGAAAAAGTACCAAACAACGACTCAAACTCGATTACACCGATTGCCAATGGAGTATTTGACACTGCTTGGATCTACTATGGATGGGATGGAATTCTTGCAAAATCTCAAGGCGTAGAGGCTAACTTCATGTACTTGAAAGACTATGTCAAGGAGTTTGACTACTACTCACCAGTTATCATCGCAAACAACGACTACCTTAAAGACAACAAAGAAGAAGCTCGCAAAGTCATCCAAGCCATCAAAAAAGGCTACCAATATGCTATGGAGCATCCAGAGGAAGCAGCTGATATCCTCATCAAAAATGCACCTGAACTCAAGGAAAAACGTGACTTTGTCATCGAATCTCAAAAATACTTGTCAAAAGAATACGCAAGCGACAAGGAAAAATGGGGTCAATTTGATGCAGCTCGCTGGAATGCCTTCTACAAATGGGATAAAGAAAATGGTATCCTTAAAGAAGACTTGACAGACAAAGGCTTTACCAATGAATTTGTGAAATAA
- a CDS encoding ABC transporter ATP-binding protein has product MTEIRLEHVSYAYGEERILEDINLQVTSGEVVSILGPSGVGKTTLFNLIAGILEVQSGRIVLDGEENPKGRVSYMLQKDLLLEHKTVLGNIILPLLIQKVDKAEAIARADEILATFQLTAVRDKYPHELSGGMRQRVALLRTYLFGHKLFLLDEAFSALDEMTKMELHAWYLEIHKQLQLTTLIITHSIEEAINLSDRIYILKNRPGQIVSEIKLDWSEGEDKEVQKIAYKRQILAELGLDK; this is encoded by the coding sequence ATGACAGAAATTAGACTAGAACACGTCAGTTATGCTTATGGCGAGGAGAGGATTTTAGAGGATATCAACCTGCAGGTGACTTCAGGAGAAGTGGTTTCTATCTTAGGCCCAAGTGGTGTAGGAAAGACCACCCTCTTTAATCTAATCGCTGGGATTTTAGAAGTTCAGTCAGGGAGAATTGTCCTTGATGGGGAGGAGAATCCCAAGGGCCGCGTGAGTTATATGTTGCAAAAGGATCTGCTCTTGGAGCACAAGACGGTGCTTGGTAATATCATTCTTCCCCTCTTGATTCAAAAGGTGGATAAGGCAGAAGCTATTGCTCGCGCAGATGAAATTCTTGCGACTTTCCAGTTGACAGCTGTAAGAGATAAATACCCTCATGAACTCAGTGGTGGGATGCGCCAGCGTGTGGCCTTACTTCGTACCTATCTTTTCGGTCACAAGCTCTTTCTCTTAGATGAAGCCTTTAGCGCCTTGGATGAGATGACCAAGATGGAACTACACGCTTGGTACCTTGAGATTCACAAGCAGTTGCAATTGACGACATTGATTATTACCCACAGTATCGAGGAGGCCATCAATCTTAGCGACCGCATCTATATCTTGAAAAATCGACCTGGGCAGATTGTTTCAGAAATTAAATTAGATTGGTCTGAAGGTGAGGACAAGGAAGTCCAAAAGATTGCCTACAAACGTCAAATCTTGGCAGAATTAGGCTTAGATAAGTAG
- a CDS encoding CtsR family transcriptional regulator — MRFKNTSDHIEAYIKAILDQSGIVELQRSQLADTFQVVPSQINYVIKTRFTESRGYLVESKRGGGGYIRIGRIEFSSHHEMLKELLYSIGERISQEIYEDILQLLVEQELMTKQEMNLLVSVALDRVLGEEAPVLRANMLRQVIQEVDRKGK, encoded by the coding sequence ATGAGATTTAAAAATACATCGGATCATATTGAGGCCTACATCAAGGCGATTTTAGATCAATCTGGAATTGTGGAGTTGCAACGGAGTCAGTTGGCAGATACCTTTCAGGTTGTTCCTAGTCAGATTAACTACGTGATCAAGACACGCTTTACGGAAAGTAGAGGCTACTTGGTTGAAAGTAAGCGTGGTGGCGGAGGCTATATTCGTATAGGACGGATTGAGTTTTCTAGTCATCATGAAATGCTCAAGGAGCTGCTTTACTCAATTGGTGAGCGGATTAGTCAAGAAATTTATGAGGATATTCTACAGCTTTTGGTTGAGCAGGAATTGATGACCAAGCAGGAGATGAATTTGCTAGTATCAGTAGCTTTGGATCGCGTTCTAGGAGAAGAAGCTCCAGTCCTTCGTGCAAACATGCTACGACAGGTCATACAAGAGGTAGATAGAAAAGGGAAGTAA
- a CDS encoding ATP-dependent Clp protease ATP-binding subunit, whose amino-acid sequence MNYSKALNECIESAYMVAGHFGARYLESWHLLIAMSNHSYSVAGATLNDYPYEMDRLEEVALELTETDYSQDETFTELPFSHRLQVLFDEAEYVASVVHSKVLGTEHVLYAILHDGNALATRILERAGFSYEDKKDQVKIAALRRNLEERAGWTREDLKALRQRHRTVADKQNSMANMMGMPQTPSGGLEDYTHDLTEQARSGKLEPVIGRDKEISRMIQILSRKTKNNPVLVGDAGVGKTALALGLAQRIASGDVPAEMAKMRVLELDLMNVVAGTRFRGDFEERMNNIIKDIEEDGQVILFIDELHTIMGSGSGIDSTLDAANILKPALARGTLRTVGATTQEEYQKHIEKDAALSRRFAKVTIEEPSVADSMTILQGLKVTYEKHHRVQITDEAVETAVKMAHRYLTSRHLPDSAIDLLDEAAATVQNKAKHVKADDSGLSPADKALMDGKWEQAAQLIAKEEEVPVYKDLVTESDILTTLSRLSGIPVQKLTQTDAKKYLNLEAELHKRVIGQDQAVSSISRAIRRNQSGIRSHKRPIGSFMFLGPTGVGKTELAKVLAEVLFDDESALIRFDMSEYMEKFAASRLNGAPPGYVGYEEGGELTEKVRNKPYSVLLFDEVEKAHPDIFNVLLQVLDDGVLTDSKGRKVDFSNTIIIMTSNLGATALRDDKTVGFGAKDIRFDQENMEKRMFEELKKAYRPEFINRIDEKVVFHSLSSDHMQEVVKIMVKPLVASLAEKGIDLKLQASALKLLANQGYDPEMGARPLRRTLQTEVEDKLAELLLKGELVAGKTLKIGVKAGQLKFDIA is encoded by the coding sequence ATGAACTATTCAAAAGCATTGAATGAATGTATCGAAAGTGCCTACATGGTTGCTGGCCATTTTGGAGCTCGTTATCTAGAGTCTTGGCACTTGTTGATTGCCATGTCCAATCACAGTTATAGTGTGGCAGGGGCAACTTTAAATGATTATCCATATGAGATGGATCGTTTAGAAGAAGTCGCTTTGGAACTGACTGAAACGGACTATAGCCAGGATGAAACCTTCACGGAATTGCCGTTTTCTCATCGTTTGCAGGTTCTTTTTGATGAAGCGGAATATGTGGCGTCAGTGGTCCATTCTAAGGTGCTAGGGACGGAGCACGTCCTTTATGCGATTTTACATGATGGCAATGCCTTGGCGACTCGTATCTTGGAGAGGGCTGGTTTTTCTTATGAAGACAAGAAAGATCAGGTTAAGATTGCTGCCCTTCGTCGAAATTTAGAAGAACGGGCAGGCTGGACTCGAGAAGACCTCAAGGCTTTACGCCAACGTCATCGTACAGTAGCTGACAAGCAAAATTCTATGGCTAATATGATGGGCATGCCCCAGACTCCGAGCGGTGGTCTTGAGGACTATACGCATGATTTGACAGAGCAAGCGCGTTCTGGCAAGTTGGAGCCAGTCATCGGTCGGGACAAGGAAATCTCGCGTATGATTCAAATCTTGAGTCGGAAGACAAAGAATAATCCTGTCTTGGTTGGGGATGCTGGTGTCGGGAAAACAGCTCTGGCGCTTGGGCTTGCCCAGCGTATTGCTAGTGGTGATGTACCTGCAGAAATGGCTAAGATGCGCGTGTTAGAGCTTGATTTGATGAATGTTGTTGCAGGGACACGTTTCCGTGGTGACTTTGAAGAACGCATGAACAATATCATCAAGGATATTGAAGAAGATGGCCAAGTAATCCTCTTTATCGATGAACTTCATACCATCATGGGTTCTGGTAGTGGGATTGACTCAACTCTAGATGCGGCCAATATCTTGAAGCCAGCCTTAGCGCGTGGAACTTTGAGAACGGTTGGTGCGACTACTCAGGAAGAATATCAAAAACATATCGAAAAAGATGCGGCCCTTTCTCGTCGTTTCGCTAAAGTGACGATTGAAGAACCAAGTGTGGCAGACAGTATGACTATTTTGCAAGGTTTGAAGGTGACTTATGAGAAACATCACCGTGTGCAAATCACAGATGAAGCGGTTGAAACAGCGGTCAAGATGGCTCATCGTTACTTGACTAGCCGTCACTTACCAGATTCTGCTATCGACCTCTTGGATGAGGCAGCAGCAACAGTGCAAAATAAGGCTAAGCATGTAAAAGCAGACGATTCAGGTTTGAGTCCAGCTGACAAGGCCTTGATGGATGGTAAGTGGGAACAGGCAGCTCAGCTAATTGCAAAAGAAGAGGAAGTGCCTGTTTATAAAGACTTGGTGACAGAGTCTGATATTTTGACCACCTTGAGTCGCTTGTCAGGTATCCCCGTTCAAAAACTGACTCAGACTGATGCTAAGAAATACTTAAACTTGGAAGCTGAACTGCACAAACGTGTCATCGGTCAAGATCAAGCTGTTTCAAGCATTAGCCGTGCGATTCGCCGCAACCAGTCAGGGATTCGCAGTCACAAGCGTCCGATTGGTTCCTTTATGTTCCTAGGACCTACAGGTGTCGGTAAGACCGAATTGGCCAAGGTTTTGGCAGAAGTTCTTTTTGACGACGAATCAGCCCTTATCCGCTTTGATATGAGTGAGTATATGGAGAAATTCGCAGCTAGCCGTCTTAATGGAGCTCCTCCGGGCTATGTGGGTTATGAAGAAGGTGGGGAGTTGACCGAGAAAGTTCGCAACAAACCCTATTCCGTTCTCCTCTTTGACGAGGTAGAGAAGGCCCACCCAGATATCTTTAATGTTCTCTTGCAGGTTCTGGATGACGGTGTCTTGACAGATAGCAAGGGACGCAAGGTCGACTTTTCAAATACCATTATCATCATGACGTCAAATCTTGGTGCGACAGCCCTTCGGGATGACAAGACCGTCGGATTTGGGGCTAAGGATATTCGTTTTGACCAGGAAAATATGGAAAAACGCATGTTTGAAGAGTTGAAAAAGGCTTATAGACCTGAATTTATTAACCGTATTGATGAAAAGGTGGTCTTCCATAGCCTTTCTAGCGACCATATGCAGGAAGTAGTGAAGATTATGGTCAAACCTTTAGTGGCAAGTTTGGCTGAAAAAGGTATTGACTTGAAATTACAAGCTTCAGCACTGAAATTATTGGCAAATCAAGGATATGATCCAGAGATGGGAGCTCGTCCACTTCGCAGAACCCTACAAACAGAAGTGGAAGACAAGTTGGCAGAACTTCTTCTCAAGGGAGAACTAGTGGCAGGTAAGACACTTAAGATTGGTGTCAAAGCTGGTCAATTAAAATTTGATATTGCTTAA
- a CDS encoding AAA family ATPase, with translation MKKKTAVVFGTFAPLHQGHIDLIQRAKRQCDQVWVVVSGYEGDRGEQVGLTLQKRFRYIREAFRDDELTSVCKLDETNLPRYPMGWQEWLDQMFAEISYDETQQELIFFVGEADYQQELSNRGFETVLQERKFGISATMIRENPSKYWKYIAQPFRRQFTKKVLIMGSASNGKTTLAKDLARYYDAPVSLEYAREYQIKNNVRDDELTPKDYYYLLLGQYDQTSKLIDSNANRGLVIADTNSLVTKGYYDYYMETEDQGDLSGETFDNLFVSILAKEKWDLILFVQPIGSYINDGFRDMTMAEDHIRHSFSQHLDQMRERYLTTIPLVYLAEDYLGNYEAAKVAIDAIYQAD, from the coding sequence ATGAAAAAGAAAACAGCAGTGGTATTTGGAACCTTTGCTCCACTTCATCAAGGACATATCGATCTGATTCAGCGAGCGAAGCGGCAGTGTGACCAGGTCTGGGTTGTCGTTTCAGGCTATGAGGGAGACCGAGGGGAGCAGGTAGGCTTAACTCTTCAAAAGAGATTTCGCTATATTCGAGAGGCCTTTCGTGATGACGAGTTGACCTCCGTTTGCAAGTTAGACGAAACCAATCTTCCCCGTTACCCTATGGGCTGGCAGGAGTGGTTGGACCAAATGTTTGCAGAGATTTCCTATGATGAAACCCAGCAAGAACTAATTTTCTTTGTGGGAGAAGCAGACTACCAGCAAGAATTATCAAATCGTGGCTTTGAGACTGTCTTGCAAGAAAGAAAGTTTGGTATCTCAGCGACTATGATTCGAGAAAATCCAAGCAAATATTGGAAATATATTGCTCAACCCTTCCGACGTCAGTTTACAAAGAAAGTGTTGATTATGGGAAGTGCCAGCAATGGGAAGACCACTCTTGCTAAGGATTTGGCTAGGTATTACGATGCACCTGTCAGTCTGGAATACGCACGTGAGTACCAGATTAAAAACAATGTCCGCGACGATGAATTGACTCCAAAAGATTACTATTATCTTCTTTTGGGACAGTATGATCAGACATCTAAGTTAATCGATAGCAATGCCAATCGAGGTCTAGTGATTGCTGACACAAACTCTTTAGTAACCAAAGGCTACTATGATTATTACATGGAGACTGAGGACCAAGGGGACTTATCAGGAGAAACCTTTGACAATCTCTTTGTCTCGATCTTGGCTAAGGAAAAATGGGACTTGATTCTCTTTGTGCAACCTATCGGCTCCTATATCAATGATGGGTTTAGAGATATGACCATGGCAGAAGACCATATTCGTCATAGTTTTTCCCAGCATTTGGACCAGATGAGAGAGCGATATTTAACCACCATTCCACTAGTTTATCTAGCAGAGGATTATCTAGGAAATTATGAAGCAGCAAAAGTGGCTATTGATGCCATTTACCAAGCAGATTAG
- the pnuC gene encoding nicotinamide riboside transporter PnuC has protein sequence MKKLTEKITQFIENFKNVHAEARKIGFAGIMYLLWKDLFVGRSLFQWLYLIVLSSVPLILEFTQNTESHDWMSLFASWTGIVCVILVAEGRASNYLFGAINSAIYLVLAMNATFYGEVLTTVYFFVMQPIGLYAWLSNRINDQGKVEESHFEAKKLSVLDWLKYLALTAIIWIGMGLAYQSIHSARPFRDSVTDATNGVGQLLMTRLYREQWVFWIATNLFSIYLWWGENIHIQGMYWVYTLNSLVGWYQWTKAVRKEA, from the coding sequence ATGAAAAAACTAACTGAAAAAATCACACAATTTATCGAAAACTTTAAAAATGTCCATGCGGAAGCCCGCAAGATCGGTTTTGCAGGAATCATGTACCTGCTCTGGAAAGATCTTTTTGTCGGCCGTAGTCTTTTCCAGTGGTTGTATCTCATCGTCTTGTCGAGTGTTCCCTTGATCTTAGAGTTCACTCAAAATACAGAAAGTCATGACTGGATGAGCTTGTTTGCATCTTGGACTGGGATTGTCTGTGTTATCTTGGTAGCAGAAGGGCGTGCAAGCAATTATCTCTTTGGGGCCATTAACTCTGCTATCTATTTGGTTTTGGCTATGAATGCGACTTTTTATGGTGAAGTTTTGACGACCGTTTACTTCTTTGTCATGCAGCCGATTGGCCTCTATGCTTGGCTGTCCAACCGTATCAATGATCAAGGAAAAGTAGAAGAATCTCACTTTGAAGCTAAGAAATTATCTGTGCTTGACTGGCTCAAGTACTTAGCCTTGACTGCTATCATTTGGATTGGTATGGGCTTGGCTTACCAAAGTATCCATAGTGCTCGCCCTTTCCGTGATAGTGTTACCGATGCGACCAATGGTGTTGGCCAGCTCTTGATGACACGTCTCTACCGTGAGCAATGGGTTTTCTGGATTGCAACTAATCTCTTTAGTATCTACCTTTGGTGGGGTGAAAATATCCATATTCAAGGGATGTACTGGGTCTACACACTCAATAGTCTAGTAGGTTGGTACCAATGGACTAAGGCAGTTCGTAAGGAGGCTTAA